From Streptomyces sp. SCSIO 75703:
GCGCCTGGCGGATCAGGCCCAGGTAGGAGTTGTTGACCAGGACGTGCACGTAGGGGATCTTGTGCTGCGCGCCGACGGCCAGTTCCTCGATCATGAACTGGAAGTCGTAGTCGCCGGAGAGCGCCACGACGCGGGCCTGCGGGTCGGCCTTGGCGACCCCGAGCGCGGCCGGGACGGTCCAGCCGAGCGGGCCGGCCTGGCCGCAGTTGATCCAGTGCCGCGGCCGGTAGACGTGCAGCATCTGGGCGCCGGCGATCTGCGAGAGGCCGATGGTGGAGACGTACCGGGTCTCCGGGCCGAAGACCTTGTTCATCTCCTCGTAGACGCGCTGCGGCTTGATGGGGATGTCGTCGAAGTGGGTGCGGCGCTGGAGCGTGGCCCGCTTCTCCTGGGTGGCGGCGGCCCACGCGGAGCGGTCGGGCAGCCGTCCCTCGGCCTTCAGCTCCCGGGCGACCTCGACGAACAGTTCCAGCGCGGCCTTGGCGTCGGAGGCGATGCCGTAGTCGGGGGCGAAGATCTTGCCGATCTGGGTGGGTTCGACGTCGACGTGGACGAAGGTGCGGCCGGCGGTGTAGACGTCGATCCGGCCGGTGTGGCGGTTGGCCCACCGGTTGCCGATGCCGAGGACGAAGTCCGACTCCAGGAAGGTCGCGTTGCCGTAGCGGTGCGAGGTCTGGAGGCCGACCATGCCGGCGTTCAGCTCGTGGTCGTCGGGGAGCACGCCCCAGCCCATCAGGGTCGGCACCACCGGGGTGCCGGTCAGCTCGGCGAACTCGACCAGCAGGTCGCAGGCGTCGGCGTTGATGATGCCGCCGCCGGCCACGATGAGGGGGCGCTCGGAGGCGTTGAGCATCGTGAGGGCCTTCTCGGCCTGGGCCCGGCTCGCGGCCGGCTTGTAGACCGGGAGCGGCTGGTACGTGTCCGGGTCGAACTCGATCTCCGTGGTCTGCACGTCGATCGGCAGGTCGATGAGGACGGGTCCGGGCCGGCCGGAGCGCATCAGGTGGAACGCCTGCTGGAAGACGCCGGGCACCTGGGCGGCCTCCAGGACGGTGACGGCCATCTTCGTCACCGGCTTGGCGATCGAGGCGATGTCGACCGCCTGGAAGTCCTCCTTGTGGATCACCGCGGTCGGCGCCTGTCCGGTGATGCACAGGATCGGGATGGAGTCGCCGGTGGCCGAGTAGAGGCCGGTGATCATGTCGGTGCCGGCCGGGCCCGAGGTGCCGATGCAGACCCCGATGTTGCCGGCGTGGGTGCGCGTGTAGCCCTCGGCCATGTGCGAGGCGCCCTCGACGTGGCGGGCGAGGGTGTGCGCGATGCCCCCGGACGCCTTGAGCGCCGCGTAGAAGGGGTTGATCGCCGCGCCGGGCACACCGAACGCGTCCGTGACGCCTTCCCGCTTGAGAATCTCAACTGCCGCGCGGGCAGCGGTCATTCGAGCCATGGAGTCTCCTGGTCCGACTGCCGGATTCGCCCTCCCGTCGCGCCCCGCGGTGAGCCAAGTCCGATCGCTTTTCCGTATAGTGAAACTGGACTTCTGCTATCTGGAAGTAAGGTAAGCGGGCTGATCCCGAGCCGTCAAGACGCGTACCGGGCCCCGCGCCGAGACCGGGAAGCCGGGGACAACGGAGCACGCCCCGGGGGACGATGGCGCCATGACCGACAGCGTCCTCGTGTGCTGCGCGGCCTGTGGCCGCCGGCACCGCTACACGCCCCCGTCGTACCCGTGCGTGTGCGGGGCGCCCGTCGCCGCGCCGCTCGACCCGCGCGGGTCACCCGCGGCGGTCACCCGCCGGGTCTGGGACGAGGAGTGGGTCGGCGTGCGCTGCGCCGCCTGCGGGACCGAGAGCCAGTGGCCGCGCCCGGAGGTGGGCTGCCCCTGCGGGACGGTGACGAGCGTCCCGGTCGAGCGGTCGGCGCCGGGGCGCACCGGCCCCGTCCCCGGATCGCGGGTCCCGGCGCACCGGGCGGTGCCGGTGCGGACCGCGCGGGACGCGGTGACGGCGGCCGTGCTGCACCTGCGCGGGCTCGGCCACCGCGACGTGCGGCGCGCGGACCGGCGGACGGCGCCGGGGATCGCGCTCGCGGCACGCGGCATCGTGGCGCAGGTGGACCCGGTGCCGCGCCGCGCGGCGACGGCACGGGACGTGGAGTGCCTGTGGCTGGGCGCCATGGCGGAGTCGGCGGAGTGCGTCCACTTCTCGCGGGGCGGGTACACCGACGGGGCACTGGCCGGCGCGGACCGGCTGGGCGTCCCGCTGTTCGTCCTCGAACCGGGCGGGCGGTGCCGCCCGGTCAACGCGGCGGCCGTCACGCTGGACGCGCGGGCGGGATGACCGGGGCCGCCGGGAGGCGGGCGGACGGTCCGGGGCGCCGCCGCCCCGGACCC
This genomic window contains:
- the gcl gene encoding glyoxylate carboligase, which gives rise to MARMTAARAAVEILKREGVTDAFGVPGAAINPFYAALKASGGIAHTLARHVEGASHMAEGYTRTHAGNIGVCIGTSGPAGTDMITGLYSATGDSIPILCITGQAPTAVIHKEDFQAVDIASIAKPVTKMAVTVLEAAQVPGVFQQAFHLMRSGRPGPVLIDLPIDVQTTEIEFDPDTYQPLPVYKPAASRAQAEKALTMLNASERPLIVAGGGIINADACDLLVEFAELTGTPVVPTLMGWGVLPDDHELNAGMVGLQTSHRYGNATFLESDFVLGIGNRWANRHTGRIDVYTAGRTFVHVDVEPTQIGKIFAPDYGIASDAKAALELFVEVARELKAEGRLPDRSAWAAATQEKRATLQRRTHFDDIPIKPQRVYEEMNKVFGPETRYVSTIGLSQIAGAQMLHVYRPRHWINCGQAGPLGWTVPAALGVAKADPQARVVALSGDYDFQFMIEELAVGAQHKIPYVHVLVNNSYLGLIRQAQRAFDIDFQVNLEFENINSPELGVYGVDHVKVAEGLGCKAIRVTDPNELGAALELAGKLAAEHRVPVIVEAILERVTNISMSGTNDIGNVVEFEEVATEPGHAPTSILPLKG